A genomic window from Bdellovibrio sp. SKB1291214 includes:
- the der gene encoding ribosome biogenesis GTPase Der yields the protein MSQNQKTEFAPKVAIIGRPNVGKSTLFNIITETRKAVVKNQSGVTRDIMIEPVDIWGKQFDLIDTGGITEAGDLFSRLIKEQVSEFLHSVDYIIAVMDGRAGLIPEDRDIIRVAKQTGKPFLLVINKVDSSQDEEMAKTDFYEFGVDIISAAFEQRRGIGQILEWIVDQIPEQEFTYDKGMKIAIVGKPNVGKSSICNRILGVNRMLVSDVAGTTIDAVDSPFVYNEKNYTLVDTAGLRKSRRREEDLEIISAFKSQESIRRADLILLMIDGTQGPTDQDARIMQSILEDHKGVIVVANKSDIGGAEIPEYRKTFREQCERVFHFFTDVNIVFTSAKSGQGIDDLFEMIEKVSEQINFRIPTRDMNEFFFETIRKTPAPVWGTTNVKFYYVTQTYQRPPAFIAFANHPDGVTNSYRRFLIKHIKEKWDLHGLPIRIFCMKSRRGANIEE from the coding sequence ATGTCACAGAATCAGAAGACTGAGTTTGCCCCAAAGGTGGCGATCATTGGTCGTCCCAACGTAGGTAAATCTACTTTATTTAATATTATCACTGAAACTCGTAAAGCCGTGGTAAAGAACCAATCTGGTGTTACTCGCGATATCATGATCGAACCGGTCGATATCTGGGGTAAGCAATTTGATTTGATCGATACAGGTGGTATTACGGAAGCAGGGGATTTGTTCTCTCGTTTGATCAAAGAGCAAGTTTCTGAGTTCCTGCACTCTGTGGATTACATCATTGCGGTGATGGACGGTCGTGCTGGTTTGATCCCCGAAGATCGCGACATCATCCGTGTGGCAAAGCAAACAGGTAAACCGTTCTTGTTGGTCATCAATAAGGTGGATAGTTCTCAAGACGAAGAAATGGCGAAAACGGATTTCTATGAATTCGGTGTCGATATTATTTCTGCCGCGTTTGAACAACGTCGTGGTATCGGTCAGATCCTTGAGTGGATTGTGGATCAAATTCCGGAGCAGGAATTTACTTACGATAAAGGGATGAAGATCGCGATCGTTGGTAAACCGAACGTTGGTAAGAGTTCTATTTGCAATCGTATCTTGGGTGTAAACCGCATGTTGGTTTCTGACGTTGCGGGGACTACGATCGATGCGGTGGATTCTCCATTCGTCTATAACGAAAAGAATTATACTTTAGTGGATACGGCAGGTCTTCGTAAATCACGTCGTCGTGAAGAAGATCTTGAGATTATCTCCGCATTTAAATCTCAAGAGTCTATTCGTCGTGCAGATTTAATTTTGCTGATGATTGACGGAACTCAAGGTCCGACAGATCAAGATGCGCGTATCATGCAGTCCATTTTGGAAGATCATAAAGGCGTTATCGTTGTTGCCAACAAATCAGATATTGGTGGCGCGGAAATTCCAGAATACCGCAAAACATTCCGTGAGCAATGTGAGCGCGTATTCCACTTTTTCACCGACGTAAATATCGTGTTTACAAGTGCGAAGTCGGGCCAAGGTATTGATGACTTGTTTGAGATGATCGAGAAAGTTTCCGAACAAATCAATTTCCGTATCCCAACTCGCGATATGAATGAGTTCTTCTTTGAAACGATTCGTAAAACTCCAGCTCCGGTATGGGGAACTACGAATGTGAAGTTTTATTACGTGACTCAAACTTATCAACGTCCACCGGCATTCATCGCATTTGCGAATCACCCGGATGGCGTGACGAATTCGTACCGTCGTTTCTTGATTAAGCATATCAAAGAGAAATGGGATCTTCATGGATTGCCAATTCGGATCTTCTGTATGAAATCTCGCCGTGGTGCGAACATCGAGGAATAA
- a CDS encoding sodium-dependent transporter gives MLKRGSWRTRFGFYLLAVGSACGLGNLWRFPYVVGENGGGAFILLYVFLSFAVGAPMLIAELMLGKNTRRSVIVATDMMGQEAKRNFRWVGRLAVLVSVVVFSYYAVISGWVLHFMTQFFISLFLDVEGAANKTNLAALMSNGWLQVMLASAHILITVVVVLKGVQEGLEKWISYMMPLFAVLVAILLFKSFSLPSTPEVMRFLFYPDFSKLTFSSLGHALGHVFFTLSVGFGTMVTFGSYLREEDHVPTAGFRVAFVDTLISLLAVVMIFPVAFQASNVPLTDPALMFEVLPRYLLGIPGGALFGLAFFVCLYLAALNASIGLLEVVVSNLVDRNKKMERGLATWISGASALLLAILPALSSSVLKYVRINGRSLIESLDSLLINWLLPLVALGILWTFYKGTSEKEKETSFIDRDKFVSYSMYSHWIVILKWVAPAVILIGFFLQVFALFE, from the coding sequence ATGCTTAAACGCGGCTCGTGGAGAACACGTTTTGGATTTTACCTGTTGGCCGTAGGCTCTGCCTGCGGTCTGGGGAATCTGTGGCGTTTTCCCTATGTCGTAGGGGAAAATGGGGGAGGAGCTTTCATCCTCCTTTATGTTTTTCTGTCGTTTGCCGTGGGTGCTCCGATGTTGATCGCAGAATTGATGCTGGGTAAAAACACCCGCCGTTCGGTGATCGTGGCCACAGATATGATGGGCCAAGAGGCCAAGCGCAACTTCCGTTGGGTGGGGCGTTTGGCAGTATTGGTCAGTGTCGTTGTGTTTTCTTATTATGCGGTGATTAGTGGTTGGGTTTTGCACTTTATGACCCAATTCTTTATCTCTCTATTTTTAGATGTCGAGGGGGCAGCCAATAAGACCAATCTTGCGGCATTAATGTCGAATGGTTGGTTGCAAGTGATGCTTGCTTCCGCGCATATCTTAATCACGGTTGTTGTGGTTTTAAAAGGCGTGCAAGAGGGTTTGGAAAAGTGGATCAGTTATATGATGCCGCTATTTGCAGTCTTAGTTGCGATTTTGCTTTTTAAGTCATTCTCATTGCCTTCCACTCCCGAAGTTATGCGTTTCTTGTTTTATCCAGATTTTTCTAAGTTGACGTTTTCGTCTTTAGGCCATGCTTTGGGGCACGTGTTCTTTACGCTTTCTGTGGGTTTTGGAACGATGGTGACGTTTGGGTCTTATCTGCGTGAGGAGGATCACGTTCCAACAGCAGGATTTCGTGTGGCTTTCGTTGACACATTGATCTCGTTGCTGGCGGTGGTTATGATCTTTCCGGTAGCGTTTCAGGCTTCTAATGTGCCATTGACGGACCCTGCGTTGATGTTTGAGGTCTTGCCTCGCTATCTTTTGGGTATTCCTGGTGGCGCCCTGTTTGGATTGGCTTTCTTTGTTTGTCTGTATTTGGCTGCGTTGAATGCCAGTATTGGTTTGCTTGAAGTCGTTGTATCGAATCTGGTGGATCGTAATAAGAAAATGGAGCGTGGACTTGCCACGTGGATTTCCGGAGCGTCTGCTTTGTTGTTGGCAATTTTGCCAGCGCTATCAAGTTCAGTGCTTAAATACGTGCGCATCAATGGCCGTTCACTGATCGAATCACTGGACTCGTTGTTGATCAACTGGCTATTGCCTTTAGTCGCCCTAGGGATCTTGTGGACCTTTTACAAGGGCACCTCTGAAAAAGAAAAGGAAACTAGCTTTATCGATCGCGATAAGTTTGTGAGTTATTCCATGTATTCGCATTGGATTGTGATTTTGAAGTGGGTAGCACCTGCAGTGATCCTGATTGGCTTCTTTCTGCAGGTGTTCGCATTGTTCGAGTAG
- the era gene encoding GTPase Era, with protein MSYKAGFLGLIGQPNAGKSTLMNFLVDEKVSIVSAKPQTTRRRILGMWSSDAGQVVFVDAPGLIKADKGLNAFLAKEAEEVIRNSDALLAVVSVDEAKADDAEKIINLVAASKKPWIGIVTKTDIEDKAHRVLILKKMIEEKGGKALSVSAKTYANDLEEREAILIDCLSILPESPAPLYDAELFTNENVRDMVCEIIRERCFDNLHHEVPYHIAVRIIKFDETGVMPKIYAEILVGRESQKAIVIGKGATVIKQIGMESRKEIEKLMGGKVFLDLKVQAKPEWFDNKRIMKELGYVTESED; from the coding sequence ATGAGTTATAAGGCAGGATTTTTAGGATTAATCGGGCAGCCTAATGCCGGGAAGAGCACATTGATGAACTTCCTTGTGGACGAAAAGGTATCCATCGTCTCCGCAAAGCCGCAGACAACACGCCGTCGTATTTTGGGGATGTGGTCCTCTGATGCGGGTCAAGTTGTGTTCGTAGATGCTCCAGGTTTGATCAAAGCTGATAAAGGTTTGAATGCATTCTTGGCCAAAGAAGCTGAGGAAGTGATCAGAAATTCTGATGCTTTGTTGGCTGTCGTGAGTGTGGATGAAGCAAAAGCTGATGACGCTGAAAAGATCATCAACCTTGTTGCTGCATCAAAAAAACCTTGGATTGGTATCGTTACTAAGACGGATATCGAAGACAAAGCTCACCGCGTTTTGATTTTGAAAAAAATGATCGAAGAAAAAGGTGGTAAAGCTCTTTCTGTCTCTGCAAAAACATATGCAAACGACCTCGAAGAGCGCGAAGCGATCTTGATTGATTGCTTGTCTATTTTGCCGGAATCTCCAGCTCCACTTTATGATGCCGAGCTTTTCACGAATGAAAACGTTCGTGATATGGTTTGTGAAATTATCCGTGAAAGATGTTTCGACAATCTTCACCATGAAGTTCCATACCACATTGCTGTGCGTATCATAAAATTTGATGAGACCGGTGTTATGCCAAAAATCTACGCTGAGATTTTGGTAGGACGCGAAAGCCAAAAAGCGATCGTGATCGGTAAGGGCGCAACAGTTATCAAGCAAATTGGTATGGAGTCTCGTAAAGAGATCGAAAAACTGATGGGCGGTAAAGTGTTCTTGGACTTGAAAGTTCAAGCGAAGCCAGAGTGGTTTGATAACAAGCGTATTATGAAGGAGTTGGGTTATGTCACAGAATCAGAAGACTGA